One genomic segment of Hordeum vulgare subsp. vulgare chromosome 2H, MorexV3_pseudomolecules_assembly, whole genome shotgun sequence includes these proteins:
- the LOC123430379 gene encoding non-specific lipid-transfer protein C6-like: protein MRLFTSRLAESITMATMAASATALCLALLLVALQGAHPAPVPQTTGPPSSSCTTELLRLLPCLSFLDGGAAAPPDTCCANLGSMVHDEPLCLCQALSQSGSGRSPVAVNMSRAVLLPSLCRLDLPAAASACSGLLPEGQAPSPPESMAGTNVNSTVPLTPTPMTPTPPLTTAAPTTTSQNPGYSSGSKLIADAISAALGFMALVTVLAF, encoded by the exons ATGAGACTCTTCACAAGCAGACTTGCAGAGAGCATTACCATGGCGACGATGGCGGCTTCGGCCACTGCTCTCTGCCTCGCGCTGCTGCTGGTTGCCCTCCAGGGCGCCCACCCGGCGCCTGTGCCACAGACGACGGGGCCGCCGTCGTCCAGCTGCACCACCGAGCTCCTACGCCTGCTTCCCTGCCTGTCGTTCCTCGACGGCGGCGCCGCCGCGCCGCCCGACACGTGCTGCGCCAACCTGGGGAGCATGGTGCACGACGAGCCGCTGTGCCTCTGCCAGGCCCTCAGCCAGTCCGGCTCCGGCAGGTCCCCCGTCGCCGTCAACATGTCCCGCGCCGTGCTGCTGCCTTCCCTCTGCCGGCTCGAtctccccgccgccgccagcgcctGCTCAG GGCTCCTTCCAGAGGGACAAGCACCGTCGCCGCCGGAGAGCATGGCAGGCACGAATGTGAACTCCACCGTTCCGTTGACGCCGACACCTATGACACCGACGCCACCACTGACAACAGCCGCACCGACTACGACCAGCCAGAATCCGGGATACAGCAGCGGGTCCAAGCTCATAGCTGATGCCATttctgccgcacttggtttcatgGCGCTGGTGACAGTTCTAGCGTTCTGA
- the LOC123430380 gene encoding uncharacterized protein LOC123430380, with amino-acid sequence MAAPLLCSAASSYRVTLLAPRALPYRAAARPMVSPCSSPPCIAPWLRRAGARAPPPCATKRGGSGGEVSPSDGEGTRVLLQAALWGAEAAYILWLFLFPYAPGDPLWAISQDTITDLVGLSLNFFFILPLINSAGVHLLESPVMHPVDEGLFNFVIAWTLLFAPLLFTDASRDRYKGSIDVLWGCQMFLTNTFLIPYMAIRLNDVDKNQPPPQTSKLSSLMVRRASGVGITGGLVCILSIVWAFFGRADADFGGILDRWQYAQDYVLTERLAYAFLWDILLYSIFQPWLIGDNLQNVKPKATELVNLARFIPVIGIVAYLLFLEEKKD; translated from the exons ATGGCGGCGCCACTCCtctgcagcgccgcctcctcctaccgCGTGACGCTCCTCGCCCCTCGTGCTCTCCCCTATCGAGCGGCGGCGCGGCCGATGGTCTCGCCCTGCTCGTCGCCCCCGTGCATCGCTCCCTGGCTGCGGCGAGCAGGGGCCCGGGCCCCTCCGCCGTGCGCGACCAAGCGCGGCGGCTCCGGAGGCGAGGTGTCTCCGAGTGACGGTGAGGGGACGCGCGTGCTGCTTCAGGCGGCGCTGTGGGGCGCCGAGGCCGCCTACATACTCTGGCTCTTCCTCTTCCCGTACGCCCCG GGCGACCCGTTGTGGGCTATCTCGCAAGACACAATCACTGACCTCGTCGGCCTGTCGCTCAACTTCTTCTTCATCCTGCCCTTGATCAACTCCG CCGGAGTGCACCTGCTCGAATCCCCTGTGATGCACCCA GTGGACGAAGGATTGTTCAATTTCGTGATTGCCTGGACACTGCTGTTTGCGCCGCTCCTCTTCACAGATGCTAGCAGGGACCGGTACAAGGGATCGATCGACGTCTTGTGGGGCTGTCAGATGTTCCTCACAAATA CTTTCTTGATTCCTTACATGGCAATCCGGCTCAATGATGTTGACAAGAACCAGCCTCCACCGCAGACATCAAAATTGAGTTCACTCATGGTGAGACGTGCATCAGGTGTAGGCATAACTGGTGGCCTTGTCTGCATTTTATCCATTGTTTGGGCTTTCTTCGGCCGTGCAGATGCTGATTTTGGAGGCATCTTGGACCGGTGGCAATATGCGCAGGATTATGTCTTGACCGAGCGACTTGCCTATGCATTTCTGTGGGACATATTGCTATACTCGATATTCCAACCATGGTTGATTGGAGACAATCTTCAGAACGTCAAACCAAAAGCTACAGAGCTTGTGAATTTAGCAAGGTTTATCCCAGTTattggaattgttgcctaccTCTTGTTCTTAGAAGAGAAAAAGGATTAG